Genomic DNA from Clostridia bacterium:
CTTGCAGGTCTAAAGGGCATCACAAGAGCCAGCGAAGATGTCGGAACTGCTAGAGATCTTATAGTAGCCAAAACTATGGATGCGCGTATCCATATCGCTCATGTCAGCACCAGCGGTGCAGTAGATCTGATAAGATTTTTTAAAAAGCAAGGAGTAAAAGTTACAGCCGAAACCTGTCCTCAATACTTGTTTGCTACTGATAAAGAAATTTTGGACTTTAATACGTTTGCCAAAATCAATCCTCCTTTAAGAGAAGAATCAGACAATCAGGCTTTAATAGAAGGTATAAAAGACGGCACAATCGATGTTTTGGCCACAGATCATGCTCCTCATCATATTGATGACAAAAGAGTTGATTTTTCACAGGCAGCATTTGGTTCTATCGGACTTGAAAGCGCTGTAGGACTCAACACAAGACTTATAGAAAAAGGCGTTGTTGATTGGACAGGCTTGGCAAAATTAATGAGCACCAATCCAGCACGAATTTTAAAACTAAAAGAAACAGGCGAAATCAAAACAGGATATGTAGCCGATATTACGGTAATTGATCCCGATATAGAATATGTCTTTGACGCAAAAAAGACTTTCTCAAAGGCGCGTAACTCCTTGTTTGACGGCTGGAAGTTAAAAGGCAAGGCAATTATGACCATAGTTGACGGACAAGTTGTATATAATAATTCAAAGATAACACCGTTTGGCAGAGAATAGACAAAAGGAGAAAAAATAAAGATGATTGATAAGCTGATTGACCGAATCATTGCTACCGATAACCCTTCAGTTATAGGACTTGACACTGATATAAGCTATCTTCCTGAAGAAAGTATAAAAAATATCAATTCTTTGGACGATGCGGCAAAAGAGATAACAGAATTTAATAAGAACATAATTGACGCGGTATGTGAAGTTGCACCTGCCGTAAAAGTTCAGATCGCATATTATGAACAGCTTGGTGTTGCTGGTATGAAAGCGTTTTCTGAAACATTAAAATATGCACATCAAAAGGGTATGATAACAATAGCAGATGCCAAGCGAAACGATATAGGTTCAACAGCGTCTGCTTATTCAAAAGGCTTTTTTAGCGGAATAGAAATAAAAGGTAAAAGACTGATTGATTTTGAAGCAGACTTTTTGACTGTCAATGGATATCTGGGTTCAGACGGACTCAATCCCTTTATAAAAGACTGCAAAGCATTTGACAAAGGTATTTTCGTGCTGGTTAAGACTTCCAATCCCTCTAGCGGAGAGCTGCAAAACAAAGTTTTGGAAAACGGAAAAATGCTTTATCAACAGGTAGCCGACCTAGTTACTGATTTAGGACGC
This window encodes:
- the pyrF gene encoding orotidine-5'-phosphate decarboxylase gives rise to the protein MIDKLIDRIIATDNPSVIGLDTDISYLPEESIKNINSLDDAAKEITEFNKNIIDAVCEVAPAVKVQIAYYEQLGVAGMKAFSETLKYAHQKGMITIADAKRNDIGSTASAYSKGFFSGIEIKGKRLIDFEADFLTVNGYLGSDGLNPFIKDCKAFDKGIFVLVKTSNPSSGELQNKVLENGKMLYQQVADLVTDLGRDMIGKYGYSDVCAVVGATHPKEAEVLRNQYPNLFFLVPGYGAQGGTAEDLKVCFDQKGLGAIVNSSRGILCAYKNEKYKGLDYVKAAYQATIDMKNDLNRVRK
- a CDS encoding dihydroorotase gives rise to the protein MKILLKNGNIVFGDKVEKGDLVLENGRIAFAGGTYSGESDKSYDVSGKMVLPGLIDMHTHLRDPGLEYKEDIISGSRSAVAGGFTSIACMPNTRPSLDNPALVAYVKYKSKECGLCKVLPIGAVTKGQKGETLAELRLMSDQGAVAFSDDGSPVATAHMLRLALEYTKDFDGLIISHCEDVSLTDGGYVNEGKNASLAGLKGITRASEDVGTARDLIVAKTMDARIHIAHVSTSGAVDLIRFFKKQGVKVTAETCPQYLFATDKEILDFNTFAKINPPLREESDNQALIEGIKDGTIDVLATDHAPHHIDDKRVDFSQAAFGSIGLESAVGLNTRLIEKGVVDWTGLAKLMSTNPARILKLKETGEIKTGYVADITVIDPDIEYVFDAKKTFSKARNSLFDGWKLKGKAIMTIVDGQVVYNNSKITPFGRE